One genomic segment of Fundulus heteroclitus isolate FHET01 chromosome 10, MU-UCD_Fhet_4.1, whole genome shotgun sequence includes these proteins:
- the wu:fj29h11 gene encoding protein NO VEIN isoform X2 encodes MNWLSPHTVGANPCRQRQQPLMDAVAVREETLMRRKFPKKGPKPSEMEDVLENVVALVRQHPDGIPLKKLSMYYNQTYRTNLAIRDLNFTSNLSMVSSLEDLVVEGQLVFHKDHRPQSPDAAGAECRPPAPQPEAVTKAKKKEKKTEKALQNVVDLIKELPEGIPLENVAIVYRQKYKKKLSPPALGFQTVSRMVESLKEDLVLQGEMVFHRMYLPESRPAAGTSTKIKVGSRPQTPKTPDSLKESRSSHPGNQVAASLWEKSPHGVSVPQSGVNLIGSPLMASGSSSSAHIIFGSPPVAASPPAKPLTQDQLFGRVLEIIKTYKLATPTMEQLHTYYPQMFGEPFPLRQYMTLYDNVEAGKKLSAPAESAANSKADAWQTSKATQNRKEGAAEEPSLLLEQDFPVLGASAPAAKEKKSKAKEDSQREAGAAVFRERHYAQQREVHGGNMRALEAMEEDNEDPRSRRRNRSVDPEWINSVTESAIREIASEGELVTKEKVISRVCRMIPTLDPGMLKPWTVPALKDLLYLTREINMFIEAAEAVTSICTLYELGQMLAGLKDKKCYQELNLGPLCKLPLVHRMFKIDSNTKDDDIHEIETVHILKQINIFRRKHLKQRLDLADFMKHLADHYNCESPYELGIRIHSFGLPISSLIKVSRCEQTILERAREVIQKELEEETMERLKKIKKSVLEPMQGVGSFSSTGNSDLRKKYASMTAADVVLEVFSNAQGVFSSRMAKHVQSFLVEVSADRLARALFQLAVCGGSLAVPQDLVLKDKTPKTSAEAKTGDPAAPALPSEAKVKQYVKEQLGAQKSVVTLANIAALEKKLAKHFHVKDFFSLEQGTFLDFLVKHIQLLQETLGSALFLGTNVELTGSGFRPSRQDVFEFIKQCGTTSSSGPDELAHIEAALRSHYRIRDSRDLGYGTLHMLADLVKRQRELIGGGGGLSPVYYESALLAKNSKSSVESGYESVGRLGDMSKDQALASLLSCPLLEDLNNWSQWELIFKPLHGPLKDFIERNAANTGLAVLEVSPGLLLRITTDTGDKHFTSAAAALDPVTTAGHLVSMVAADGIDNAPLALLANHMQNSLAAAVAEEDLSRAEEDVTCYSRVATFLLRCLTRIPTRTCQALLQQVFLEPFSRVLGQAKSKEVLITVAQADPKHLSCLHRLGILLGITDWVKDYQKKLTPPQSQSNNVYAAARRDHAKVTPNLTDSDSSSLSALNMSEDESLDDDIMDSNSVSSQLNQGIQQDVPLVNGDQSRELDEQEDEEEEEEELYELASIPNGETSNISSEAECGQSEEQLDSSDTDSCQAGHASPLQKNVIEDIRKSEFGIGVELNAEGQKLMQVHQERLGRSLDRLSTELYSKDTHFVLELIQNADDNSYPAEGGVVPALAFVVERDCITVLNNETGFQEKNIRAICDVGRSTKGKHKYGYIGQKGIGFKSVFKVTDCPEIHSNGFHLRFDRNCGPMGYILPHWTEEERPLDAQLKDIHRHSWTTKICLPLRSESHQTRNLFHDVHPSLLLFLHRLRSITIYNQSEKRLVTMTRKDLSHNLLEVEHTEGTERWLVVKTTLQPKIKEDVESTELALAFQLGGNEAETDIVCQPQKQPVFAYLPLRSFGFRFIIQGDFDIPSSREDVDRDSSWNQWLRSEIPQLFLKAMDVFTAHPDYTGLKGLCQFLHFIPLPDEVLDFFKPVAGQIIQLLKGRPFLPTLTSGGTVVYKLPSQVAVCQDAVIRDVISGDELERHLSLSYLHPGLSPPPPRSLLTHMGVRYLRGSDVTTVTTAMAKELVRAEGINSEEGLRQLARLLVCNFRAMEHGYGEAESILQNLRGLTVIALADGRVVALSEESVFFPMEEAKTKKEKKAQTQTGPLSALYQDLNVVHPSLLNCLPPLESQQVRELLKRLGVHELEPQELLEQHIYPTINSIKWKSKPEPVVVSYLVFIKRHSSSGQEYSDIAVPVLTSRGLLCPFTERVHFSKEYDNMDLPQMLPGCDWILLSPCYVETDGDVEGWRELFSRLGVRDGLIIRRERRTLAPEELASSPWLAESATWHQSPGKDRVLDDYPCEEFHALATAQLPGSVLLQQRMFLLQLLEANWDSGHRYSQYLTAQVIDGDGRPTKNTRSSFYHLLCSLEWVPAYHQVEDGKPERGYLCPSSVYLTSPEVTSLLGTHVFYVDIRSSDFSRALGMRETVSVEVLIQYLKEWCIKPEEDNQEQRSAVDETEGAYFTSSIKHIHNVYTYLKDKCSQSSLKELFQLIPAVFIEYKRLSDDWCSGRFYHLKEVCWSDNTSMFQRYKLLTQKEDSPFLQPKVLAPFYSQLDGMRDFFLNLLNIDESPNMKQYVGLLELICSSASIPTAELLQDVSILYAKLAQKCKRKVSGDQDGIPETRFDKSYGSQLKVMVSDKKVFPTKDGWVSLTRKPMIGDDKELEKIFKPHKEVCLLYLPPPEKRAVSRTKTDPTVAGDPATRPAFIEKDRLLFLEICGIRQLSHCVTSEPQTENWRPCPSMQSLVRSVVPYIQRFLYHHDELADVYSQLVDRNIAEKLKRLSFGQVGKLYTRYQLDVAGSEVPVIELQDVICLLNGEKELYIQKDHISEKLEILSELVKLFCTESSHRTELKHFLTMVINSNPKALERLLSKKDIGELPSDEEQWEVPEPITPEPTMDRVFSRSLSSISPAEEPNGPAQPDGEQTLVCWPPRASLLNTSSSRAGQPKSEAVEAVLKMWPPPAAPKDRDTEKEDGPGRRSCEGDQAPRSGSRAAHPPGPQRAPSHHTEAAATVSAPKPPEHSQQAETSESQQAEGGEESLAPPRPAPNPPSEQPAESSGAQPPPNSLVGPEAVVPSGTFQGAAAAADPQRPLLNMNFPLWDKELSPQATLEDMELPCQIPSTVVFLDEQMDLAAIGEWGEQLVNSFLCHWRDSGDPARPTHVLWCNQSGESGQPYDFKLTFGEAGAIFVEVKSTLKREKSFIHMSANELDFALKEKERYHIYRVYSAGDARNVRLCRIQNLAQHLHTKDLALFLFV; translated from the exons TGAGATGGAGGACGTCCTGGAAAACGTAGTTGCTTTGGTGAGGCAGCACCCGGATGGGATACCACTGAAAAAACTGTCCATGTACTACAACCAGACATACCGCACTAACCTGGCTATACGGGACTTAAACTTCACCTCCAACCTGAGCATGGTTTCCTCTCTGGAAGACCTGGTAGTTGAGGGGCAGCTGGTGTTTCACAAGGATCATCGTCCTCAAAGCCCGGATGCTGCTGGAGCTGAATGCAGGCCACCGGCGCCTCAACCCGAGGCAGTGACAAAAgctaaaaagaaagagaaaaagactgaaaaggCTCTCCAAAATGTTGTTGACTTGATAAAGGAACTTCCCGAGGGGATTCCCCTGGAGAACGTGGCAATAGTCTACCGCCAGAAATACAAGAAGAAGTTGTCCCCGCCTGCTTTGGGTTTCCAAACTGTGTCACGTATGGTAGAATCGCTGAAAGAGGATCTGGTTTTGCAGGGGGAGATGGTCTTCCATAGGATGTACCTCCCTGAAAGTCGGCCTGCAGCGGGAACGTCAACAAAGATCAAAGTAGGCAGTCGCCCCCAAACTCCAAAGACACCAGACAGCCTGAAGGAGAGCAGGAGCAGTCACCCAGGTAATCAAGTAGCCGCGTCCCTGTGGGAGAAGAGCCCTCACGGTGTGTCCGTCCCTCAGTCGGGGGTGAACCTTATCGGCTCCCCTTTGATGGCCTCTGGCTCTTCGTCCTCAGCCCACATCATTTTTGGGAGCCCACCGGTTGCTGCCTCCCCGCCAGCCAAGCCTCTGACCCAAGACCAGCTGTTCGGGCGAGTGTTGGAG ATAATAAAGACCTACAAACTAGCAACTCCAACGATGGAGCAGCTCCACACCTACTACCCTCAGATGTTCGGCGAGCCATTCCCACTCAGGCAGTACATGACCTTGTATGACAACGTGGAAGCTGGGAAGAAGCTGTCGGCTCCGGCTGAATCTGCAGCAAATTCCAAGGCCGACGCATGGCAGACGAGCAAAG CAACACAGAATCGTAAAGAGGGCGCCGCTGAAGAGCCGAGCCTGCTCTTGGAGCAGGACTTCCCAGTGCTGGGGGCGAGCGCGCCAGCGGCCAAAGAGAAGAAAAGCAAAGCGAAAGAAGACAGCCAGAGAGAGGCCGGCGCGGCCGTCTTCAGAGAGAGGCATTACGCCCAGCAGAGGGAGGTCCACGGAGGCAACATGCGGGCCTTGGAGGCCATGGAGGAGGACAACGAAGATCCGAGGTCGAGGAGGAGGAACAGGTCCGTGGATCCGGAATGGATCAACAGCGTGACGGAGAGCGCGATACGAGAAATCGCCTCTGAGGGAGAGCTCGTCACGAAAGAAAAG GTGATATCCCGAGTCTGCAGAATGATTCCCACTTTAGACCCGGGAATGCTGAAACCTTGGACAGTTCCTGCTCTGAAAGACCTGCTGTACCTCACCAGAGAGATCAACATGTTCATAGAG GCTGCTGAGGCAGTGACATCCATCTGTACGCTGTATGAGCTGGGTCAAATGCTGGCGGGCCTGAAGGACAAGAAGTGCTACCAGGAGCTGAACCTGGGGCCCCTGTGCAAGCTCCCTCTCGTGCATCGCATGTTCAAGATCGACAGCAACACTAAAGACGACGACATCCACGAGATCGAGACCGTGCACATCTTAAAG caaattaacatttttaggAGGAAGCATTTGAAGCAAAGGTTAGACCTGGCGGACTTTATGAAGCATCTGGCTGATCACTACAACTGTGAGTCTCCGTATGAGCTGGGGATCAGGATACACAGCTTTGGTCTGCCCATTTCG AGCCTGATCAAGGTGAGCCGATGTGAGCAAACCATCTTGGAGCGTGCCAGAGAGGTCATccagaaggagctggaggaggagaccATGGAGCGgctgaaaaaaatcaagaagaGTGTTTTAGAACCGATGCAAGGCGTGGGttctttctcctccacaggaaaCTCCGATCTGAGGAAAAAGTATGCCTCTATGACGGCAGCTGACGTCGTGCTGGAGGTCTTTTCAAACGCCCAGGGAGTGTTTAGCTCCAGGATGGCCAAG CACGTCCAGAGCTTCCTCGTGGAGGTGTCGGCTGATCGGCTGGCAAGAGCTCTGTTCCAGCTGGCCGTCTGCGGAGGCTCTCTGGCTGTCCCGCAGGACCTGGTGCTCAAAGACAAGACCCCCAAAACGTCTGCAGAGGCTAAGACAGGCGACCCAGCTGCACCAGCCCTCCCCAGCGAAG CTAAAGTGAAGCAGTATGTCAAAGAGCAGCTGGGTGCTCAGAAGTCAGTCGTCACCCTGGCAAACATCGCGGCTCTGGAGAAGAAGCTGGCCAAACACTTTCACGTCAAGGATTTCTTCTCCTTAGAGCAAGGAACCTTCCTGGACTTCCTGGTCAAACACATTCAG ctgctgcaggagacTCTAGGATCCGCTCTGTTCCTGGGAACCAACGTCGAGCTGACAGGCAGTGGCTTCAGACCCAGCAGACAGGATGTGTTTGAATTCATCAAGCAGTGCGGCACCACATCCTCCAGCGGTCCAGATGAA CTCGCTCACATTGAGGCAGCGCTGAGGTCCCACTACAGGATCCGGGACAGTCGGGACCTCGGCTATGGGACCCTGCACATGCTGGCCGACTTGGTCAAGAGGCAAAGAGAGCTTattggaggaggagggggactGAGCCCCGTTTACTACGAGTCGGCTCTGCTTGCCAAAAACAGCAAATCAAG CGTTGAAAGTGGCTATGAGTCAGTGGGACGCCTGGGTGACATGTCTAAAGACCAGGCCCTGGCCAGCCTGCTCTCATGTCCTCTCCTGGAGGATTTAAACAACTGGAGCCAATGGGAGCTGATCTTTAAACCCCTGCACGGCCCCCTAAAAGACTTCATCGAAAGAAACGCAG CAAACACAGGCCTGGCGGTGTTAGAGGTGTCGCCAGGCCTGCTGCTGAGGATCACCACGGACACGGGCGACAAACACTTCACCAGCGCGGCCGCCGCCCTCGATCCTGTCACCACAGCCGGACACCTGGTGTCCATGGTGGCAGCCGACGGGATTGACAACGCTCCCTTGGCTCTCCTGGCCAATCACATGCAGAACTCCCTGGCAGCAGCCGTGGCCGAAGAAG ATCTGTCCAGGGCAGAGGAGGATGTGACGTGTTACAGCCGAGTGGCTACGTTCCTGCTGCGATGCCTGACACGAATCCCCACCAGAACCTGCCAGGCGCTTCTGCAGCAG GTGTTCCTGGAGCCCTTCTCCCGCGTTTTGGGCCAGGCCAAGTCTAAAGAGGTCCTGATCACTGTGGCTCAGGCTGACCCCAAACATCTGAGCTGTCTGCACCGGCTGGGCATCCTGCTGGGAATCACAGACTGGGTCAAAGACTACCAGAAAAAGCTGACGCCTCCCCAGAGCCAAAGCAATAATGTTTATGCAGCAGCACGTCGGGATCACGCCAAGGTAACG CCCAATCTGACAGACTCTGACAGCAGCAGTCTGTCCGCTTTAAACATGAGTGAAGACGAGTCCCTCGATGATGACATCATGGACAGCAACTCTGTGTCTTCCCAGCTCAACCAGGGCATTCAGCAAG ATGTTCCTCTAGTTAATGGTGACCAGTCCAGAGAGCTTGACGAacaggaggatgaagaggaggaggaggaggagctatATGAGCTGGCCTCGATTCCTAATGGAGAGACCTCCAACATCAGCAGTGAAGCTGAATGTGGTCAGAGCGAAGAACAGCTGGACAGCTCTGACACAGACAGCTGCCAGGCAGGGCATGCATCCCCCCTCCAGAAAAACGTCATTGAAGACatcag GAAAAGCGAGTTTGGCATTGGGGTGGAACTGAACGCAGAAGGCCAGAAGTTGATGCAGGTCCACCAGGAGCGACTGGGCCGCAGCTTGGACCGCCTGTCCACTGAGCTCTACAGCAAAGACACACACTTTGTCCTGGAACTCATTCAG AACGCCGATGACAACAGCTATCCCGCTGAGGGCGGTGTCGTTCCAGCGCTCGCCTTTGTGGTCGAGAGAGACTGCATCACTGTCCTCAACAATGAGACGGGCTTCCAGGAGAAGAACATCAGGGCCATCTGTGATGTAGGCCGCAGCACCAAGGGAAAGCACAAATACGGATACATTG GACAAAAAGGAATCGGCTTCAAGTCTGTGTTCAAGGTCACGGATTGTCCCGAGATCCACTCCAACGGCTTCCACCTGCGCTTCGACAGGAACTGCGGCCCCATGGGATACATCCTCCCCCACTGGACCGAAGAGGAGAGGCCTCTGGACGCACAGCTCAAGGACATCCATCGGCACAG CTGGACCACAAAAATCTGCCTTCCTTTGCGTTCTGAAAGTCATCAGACCAGGAACCTGTTCCACGACGTTCACCCCTCCCTGCTGCTCTTTCTGCACCGCCTGCGCTCCATCACTATCTACAATCAA AGCGAGAAACGCCTCGTGACCATGACTCGCAAAGACCTTAGTCACAATTTGTTGGAGGTGGAGCACACAGAGGGCACAGAGCGCTGGCTGGTGGTCAAAACCACACTGCAGCCCA AGATAAAAGAAGATGTCGAGTCGACCGAGCTCGCTCTGGCTTTCCAGCTCGGGGGTAATGAGGCAGAAACGGACATCGTCTGCCAGCCCCAGAAGCAGCCGGTGTTCGCTTACCTGCCCCTCCGCAGTTTCGGCTTTCGTTTTATAATCCAAG GCGATTTCGACATCCCTTCTTCTCGGGAGGATGTGGACAGGGACAGCTCCTGGAACCAGTGGCTTCGGTCGGAAATACCTCAACTCTTCCTCAAAGCCATGGACGTCTTCACC GCTCACCCGGATTACACGGGGCTGAAAGGTCTCTGTCAGTTCCTGCACTTCATCCCCCTGCCTGACGAGGTGCTGGACTTCTTCAAGCCTGTCGCCGGGCAGATAATTCAGCTGCTGAAGGGGAGGCCCTTCCTGCCGACGCTTACTTCAG GCGGTACGGTTGTGTACAAGCTGCCGTCCCAGGTGGCTGTCTGTCAGGACGCCGTGATCCGCGACGTGATCAGCGGCGACGAGCTGGAACGGCATCTGTCTCTGTCCTATCTCCACCCGGGTCTGAGCCCCCCGCCTCCCCGCTCCCTGCTCACTCACATGGGAGTCCGGTACCTGCGGGGGTCAGACGTTACCACGGTAACCACGGCGATGGCGAAGGAGCTGGTCAGAGCGGAGGGCATCAATTCAG AGGAAGGCCTTCGTCAGTTGGCCAGGCTGCTGGTTTGCAACTTTCGAGCAATGGAGCACGGCTACGGAGAGgcagagtccatcctccagaaCCTCAGAGGTCTGACCGTCATCGCTCTGGCTGACGGACGGGTGGTGGCGCTCAGCGAGGAGAGCGTCTTCTTTCCCATGGAAGAAGCCAAGACaaagaaggagaagaaagcTCAAACTCAGACAG GACCACTGTCTGCATTGTACCAGGATCTAAATGTGGTTCACCCCTCTCTGCTGAACTGTTTGCCCCCCCTGGAAAGCCAGCAGGTCAGAGAGCTGCTGAAAAGGCTGGGAGTCCATGAGCTCGAGCCGCAGGAGCTTCTGGAGCAGCACATCTACCCCACAATAAACAGTATCAAATGGAAG TCAAAGCCTGAGCCGGTGGTTGTGAGTTACTTGGTCTTCATCAAGCGGCACTCCTCCTCTGGCCAGGAGTACTCGGACATCGCAGTACCCGTCCTCACCAGCAGGGGGCTGCTGTGCCCCTTTACCGAAAGGGTGCATTTCTCTAAGGAGTATGACAACATGGACCTGCCACAAATGTTGCCTG GCTGCGACTGGATCTTGCTGAGCCCGTGTTATGTGGAGACAGACGGCGACGTGGAAGGATGGAGAGAGCTGTTCAGCAGACTGGGCGTCAGGGATGGCCTCATCATCCGCAGAGAGCGGCGAACGCTCGCTCCTGAAGAACTG GCTTCCAGTCCGTGGTTGGCTGAAAGTGCAACGTGGCACCAGAGTCCAGGAAAGGACCGTGTGCTTGATGACTACCCCTGCGAGGAGTTCCACGCCTTGGCCACAGCTCAGCTCCCCGGCTCCGTCCTCCTGCAGCAGAGGATGTTTTTGTTGCAGCTGCTGGAGGCCAACTGGGACAGCGG aCACCGTTACTCTCAGTACCTCACGGCTCAGGTTATAGACGGCGACGGGCGACCAACCAAAAACACCAGGTCCTCCTTTTACCACCTGCTGTGCAGTCTTGAATGGGTGCCGGCCTATCACCAAGTAGAGGACGGAAAACCAGAGCGAGGGTACCTCTGTCCTAGCTCGGTCTACCTGACGTCACCCGAAGTCACCAGCCTGCTGGGGACTCACGTCTTTTATGTGGACATACGCTCCAGCGACTTCAGCAGAGCATTAG GGATGAGAGAAACTGTCTCAGTAGAGGTTCTGATTCAGTACCTGAAGGAATGGTGCATCAAACCAGAAGAAGACAACCAGGAGCAGAGGTCAGCCGTGGACGAGACAGAGGGAGCCTATTTCACCTCCAGCATCAAACACATCCACAACGTCTACACCTACCTGAAGGACAAGTGCTCCCAGAGCAGCCTGAAGGAGCTGTTCCAGCTCATCCCTGCTGTGTTTATAGAGTACAAAAG GCTTAGTGATGACTGGTGTTCGGGGCGCTTCTACCACCTGAAGGAGGTGTGCTGGAGTGACAACACCAGCATGTTCCAGCGTTACAAGCTGCTGACCCAGAAGGAAGACAGTCCCTTCCTGCAGCCCAAAGTCCTGGCTCCTTTCTACAGCCAGCTGGACGGCATGAGAGACTTCTTCCTGAAC CTGCTGAACATCGATGAAAGCCCCAACATGAAGCAGTACGTGGGTTTGTTGGAGCTCATCTGCTCCTCGGCCAGCATACCGACTGCTGAACTGCTGCAGGACGTTTCCATACTCTACGCCAAGCTCG CTCAAAAATGTAAGCGAAAGGTGTCCGGAGACCAGGACGGCATCCCTGAGACCAGATTTGATAAGAGTTACGGCTCCCAGTTGAAAG TCATGGTTTCTGACAAGAAGGTCTTCCCCACAAAGGACGGCTGGGTGAGTCTGACACGGAAGCCCATGATAGGGGATGACAAAGAGCTGGAGAAGATCTTCAAACCTCACAAGGAGGTGTGTCTGCTCTACCTGCCCCCGCCAGAGAAGAGGGCTGTTTCCAGGACTAAGACCG ATCCAACGGTCGCAGGAGATCCAGCTACTAGACCCGCCTTCATCGAGAAGGACAGGCTGTTATTCCTGGAGATCTGTGGCATCCGTCAGCTCTCCCACTGCGTCACCTCGGAGCCGCAAACTGAGAACTGGAGGCCGTGTCCGTCCATGCAGTCGCTGGTGCGCTCAGTCGTCCCCTACATCCAGAGGTTCCTGTACCACCACGACGAGCTGGCCGACGTCTACTCGCAGCTGGTTGACAGGAACATTGCAGAGAAACTCAAGCGCCTTTCCTTTGGACAG GTGGGGAAGCTGTACACCCGCTACCAGCTGGACGTTGCTGGCTCAGAGGTCCCGGTGATAGAGCTGCAGGATGTCATCTGCCTGCTGAACGGTGAAAAGGAGCTCTACATCCAGAAAGACCACATCTCTGAAAAACTGGAAATCCTGAG TGAGCTGGTGAagctgttctgcacagagagCAGCCACAGGACAGAGCTGAAGCACTTCCTGACCATGGTGATAAACAGC AACCCAAAGGCCCTGGAGAGATTGCTGAGCAAGAAGGACATCGGAGAGCTGCCCAGCGATGAGGAGCAGTGGGAGGTTCCAGAGCCCATCACACCAGAGCCCACCATGGACAGAG tgttttccagGAGTCTGTCTTCCATCAGCCCTGCAGAGGAGCCAAACGGTCCCGCTCAACCAGACGGGGAACAAACGCTGGTTTGCTGGCCTCCTCGAGCGTCTCTGCTGAACACAAGCAGCAGCCGTGCAG GTCAGCCTAAAAGCGAAGCGGTAGAGGCCGTCTTGAAGATGTGGCCTCCTCCTGCCGCTCCtaaagacagagacacagagaaggAAGACGGCCCCGGCAGAAGAAGCTGCGAAGGCGACCAGGCGCCCAGGAGCGGCAGCAGAGCCGCACACCCTCCGGGCCCTCAGAGGGCCCCCAGCCATCACACGGAGGCTGCCGCCACCGTCAGCGCCCCGAAGCCTCCAG